From the Leptolyngbya sp. O-77 genome, one window contains:
- a CDS encoding VOC family protein, with protein sequence MDTPSILSHVSLGTNQFEQAVAFYDQVLPTLGCRKIEEFPGAAAYGKLFPEFWIQTPFNEQPASTGNGVHVAFIAASKEAVHAFYEAAIAAGGTSDGEPGPRPHYSPAYYGCFVRDLDGHKIEATFWDAALE encoded by the coding sequence ATGGACACTCCCAGCATCCTCTCTCACGTTTCCCTAGGCACGAACCAGTTCGAGCAGGCTGTCGCTTTCTATGACCAGGTGCTACCAACGCTGGGCTGCCGCAAGATTGAGGAATTTCCTGGCGCTGCGGCCTATGGCAAGCTGTTTCCCGAATTTTGGATTCAGACCCCGTTTAACGAGCAGCCCGCGTCTACAGGCAACGGGGTGCATGTCGCCTTCATCGCGGCAAGCAAGGAGGCAGTTCATGCTTTCTATGAGGCGGCGATCGCCGCAGGGGGCACGTCCGACGGAGAACCCGGCCCCCGCCCACACTACAGCCCTGCCTACTATGGCTGCTTTGTCCGCGATTTGGACGGGCACAAGATTGAAGCGACGTTTTGGGATGCCGCGTTGGAGTAA
- a CDS encoding cadherin-like domain-containing protein, translated as MSLLLVDSAVENVQQLLQNTSKHIQVAVVDRTQNGVETLIQWLQQFPHLQQVHILAHGAPGRIFLGNTQLSQDTLHSCREALRHIRQRRKISQSPLDLLLYSCNVAAGEVGTAFVETLHHLTGANIAASSVPVGNADLGGTWHLDIQTSAFPITLPFAAAAAHRYPGLLAPVSISGIIANYVDLPDNASTYTANEVGNPDGDATANELYTYNFPVGTNNNLVISGFTAASSTYNLAQLVDQVRLRRIPNPSVSNPEGRQVFWYEVQNLNSTGNVLNLRPSRINTMEQALLGNVINRGVDNVFANQGDNNINNIERIDFIASGGLTAPTAANLNDIGFLLLERGGNDPLTIAAITAVDASGNPTAYGPLQVVPAMAWGASGFNLATAVLNDMGAGGNPRFSSNIGAQNIGGVFLSYSALGIGAGQTFFGYSVFPNDVGTDLVNLTDAALNSSSASGQGGLDLVAGGGIFVRSGSNLAPTLNLDPFNITGGPNDFNFQATFTGSAIAITAPNASGFDPNNNGADIETLTISVNAPNGNNEVLSIGGTPFILGTANSGTVTIGSTTFAVSVSISGTTATLTITRNGGGDLSNAAVSALLQSLQYNNTASSPSPSPRVFSFIANDGTLNSNTVTSTIGINVPSVNNPPIDGNETLSVAEDNPLSGNLLSNATDADGDPLSITTFTIGSTTYTAGDTATIPGVGTLVINANGTFTFTPAPNYNGPVPPVSYVVSDGNGGTDTSTLSITVTPVNDPPIDGNETLSVAEDNPLSGNLLSNATDADGDPLSITTFTIGSTTYTAGDTATIPGVGTLVINANGTFTFTPAPNYNGPVPPVSYVVSDGNGGTDTSTLSITVTPVNDPPIDGNETLSVAEDNPLTGNLLSNATDVDGDTLSITQFTIGTDTYTAGDTATIPGVGTLIINANGTFTFTPAPNYNGSVPPVSYVVSDGNGGTDTSTLSITVTPVNDPPIDGNETLSVAEDNPLTGNLLSNATDVDGDTLSITQFTIGTDTYTAGDTATIPGVGTLIINANGTFTFTPAPNYNGPVPPVSYVVSDGNGGTDTSTLSITVTPVNDPPVDGDEVFSTAKNTPLSGNLLANATDADGDSFSVIQFTIDNSIYYSAGDTVTLPGVGTLTIEADGTFTFIPVTGYVGPVPTVTYTVMDSRETTDDSTLSITVTPSNSAPLDGNETLSVAKDTPLNGNLLSNATDADGDPLSITQFTIGTTTYTAGQTANLTGIGTLTINASGMFTFTPAAGYTGPVPPVSYVVSDGNGGTDTSTLSITVTGGSGNLPPTIDLDADDSSGASGRDYQTRFVKGFPVAIADPDLTISDPDSTILQQAVITLVNRPNGTLESLSIRGALPPGITASAYNPATGQLILSGAASLADYKLAIALIAYNNSARSVNQTNRTITVVVSDGISTSTPATTTIQIASQNTINGSSGADIVIGTDGDDILNGFSDRDIIYGRGGNDIINGGSDPDVLRGDEGDDILNGGTGNDDLDGGDGNDIINGGGGNDLIYGRAGDDLLNGGRGRDRIFGGTGRDTLNGGGGNDLLVGDEGDDVINGGRGNDRIIGGEGRDRLTGGQGKDLFIYRSKSEFGDIITDFEIVRDRIDLRAIFRGRGSMSNIRLRQVGADTQVDVKIGGQFATLGVLEAVNANTLQARHFIF; from the coding sequence ATGTCTCTTCTCCTGGTGGACTCAGCGGTCGAAAACGTCCAGCAACTTCTTCAAAACACCAGCAAACACATTCAAGTTGCAGTCGTTGACCGTACGCAAAATGGGGTCGAAACCCTCATTCAGTGGCTACAGCAGTTCCCCCATCTCCAGCAGGTTCATATCCTGGCCCACGGCGCACCCGGTCGCATCTTTTTGGGAAATACCCAACTCAGCCAGGACACTCTCCACTCCTGCCGTGAAGCCCTGCGCCATATCCGTCAGCGCCGAAAAATCTCCCAATCTCCTCTAGACCTGTTGCTTTACAGTTGCAACGTGGCTGCGGGTGAAGTGGGCACCGCCTTTGTCGAAACCCTCCACCACCTCACGGGGGCTAACATCGCCGCATCCTCAGTTCCCGTGGGCAATGCAGACCTCGGCGGCACCTGGCATCTCGACATCCAGACGAGCGCTTTCCCTATCACCCTGCCCTTTGCGGCGGCGGCTGCCCACCGCTATCCAGGTCTTCTGGCTCCTGTAAGTATCAGCGGCATCATCGCCAACTACGTAGACCTCCCGGACAACGCCAGCACCTACACTGCCAACGAAGTCGGCAACCCTGACGGCGATGCCACTGCTAACGAACTCTACACCTACAACTTTCCAGTCGGCACCAACAACAATCTCGTCATTTCTGGCTTCACCGCTGCATCATCCACCTACAACCTAGCCCAGCTTGTCGATCAGGTCAGGCTCCGGCGTATTCCCAATCCCAGTGTCTCCAACCCCGAGGGGCGTCAGGTCTTCTGGTACGAAGTACAAAACCTGAATTCAACTGGCAACGTCCTCAACCTGAGGCCATCGCGAATCAACACGATGGAGCAGGCGCTCCTGGGCAATGTGATCAATCGAGGGGTTGATAACGTTTTTGCTAATCAGGGCGACAACAATATCAACAACATCGAACGGATCGATTTCATCGCCAGCGGTGGCCTCACGGCTCCCACCGCCGCCAACCTCAACGACATCGGCTTCCTTTTGCTAGAGCGAGGCGGCAACGACCCACTGACGATTGCCGCAATTACAGCCGTAGATGCTAGCGGCAATCCAACTGCCTACGGCCCCTTACAGGTTGTGCCCGCAATGGCCTGGGGGGCTTCAGGCTTCAACCTAGCCACTGCTGTGTTGAATGACATGGGCGCAGGAGGCAACCCCCGCTTCAGTTCCAATATTGGTGCTCAAAATATTGGCGGAGTCTTCCTGAGCTATTCGGCCCTGGGTATTGGCGCAGGGCAAACCTTCTTTGGCTACTCCGTTTTCCCCAATGATGTGGGTACGGACTTAGTGAACTTGACGGATGCAGCCCTGAACAGTTCTAGTGCCTCAGGACAAGGGGGCCTGGATCTGGTGGCAGGCGGCGGCATCTTTGTGAGGAGTGGTAGCAATTTGGCTCCTACGCTCAACCTCGACCCCTTCAACATCACGGGTGGCCCGAATGATTTCAACTTTCAGGCAACTTTTACAGGCAGTGCGATCGCCATCACAGCGCCGAATGCCTCCGGCTTCGACCCCAATAACAACGGCGCAGATATCGAAACACTCACCATCTCTGTCAACGCCCCCAATGGCAACAACGAAGTCCTCTCCATTGGCGGCACGCCTTTTATCCTAGGTACTGCCAACAGTGGAACCGTGACAATTGGCTCCACGACCTTCGCAGTCAGCGTTTCCATTTCTGGCACAACGGCCACCCTCACAATTACTCGGAATGGCGGCGGCGATCTTTCCAACGCAGCAGTGAGCGCCCTGCTGCAATCCCTCCAATACAACAACACGGCTTCGTCCCCCAGCCCCTCACCCCGTGTTTTCTCCTTCATTGCCAACGACGGCACGCTAAATAGCAACACTGTCACCTCTACGATCGGTATCAACGTTCCTTCCGTTAATAATCCACCTATCGATGGCAACGAAACCCTCAGCGTCGCAGAAGACAACCCCCTGAGTGGCAACCTGCTGAGCAACGCGACGGATGCCGATGGCGACCCGCTCAGCATCACCACCTTCACCATTGGCAGCACCACCTACACCGCTGGAGACACCGCCACCATTCCTGGCGTGGGCACGCTGGTTATCAACGCCAATGGCACGTTCACCTTCACCCCAGCGCCGAACTACAACGGGCCAGTGCCGCCTGTGAGCTATGTGGTCAGCGATGGCAACGGGGGGACAGATACCTCGACGCTGAGCATTACTGTTACTCCGGTCAACGATCCACCGATTGACGGAAACGAAACCCTCAGCGTTGCCGAAGACAACCCCCTAAGCGGCAACCTGCTGAGCAACGCGACGGATGCCGATGGCGACCCGCTCAGCATCACCACCTTCACCATTGGCAGCACCACCTACACCGCTGGAGACACCGCCACCATTCCTGGCGTGGGCACGCTGGTTATCAACGCCAATGGCACGTTCACCTTCACCCCAGCGCCGAACTACAACGGGCCGGTGCCGCCTGTGAGCTATGTGGTCAGCGATGGCAACGGGGGGACAGATACCTCAACGCTGAGCATCACGGTCACGCCAGTCAACGATCCACCCATCGATGGAAACGAAACCCTCAGCGTCGCAGAAGACAACCCGCTGACTGGGAACCTGCTGAGCAACGCGACGGATGTGGATGGCGACACCCTCAGCATCACTCAGTTCACCATTGGCACAGATACCTATACGGCTGGAGACACCGCCACCATTCCTGGCGTGGGCACACTAATCATCAACGCCAATGGCACGTTTACCTTCACCCCAGCGCCAAACTACAACGGCTCCGTGCCGCCTGTGAGTTATGTGGTTAGCGATGGCAACGGGGGGACAGATACCTCAACGCTGAGCATCACGGTCACGCCAGTCAACGATCCACCCATCGATGGAAACGAAACCCTCAGCGTCGCAGAAGACAACCCGCTGACTGGGAACCTGCTGAGCAACGCGACGGATGTGGATGGCGACACCCTCAGCATCACTCAGTTCACCATTGGCACAGATACCTATACGGCTGGAGACACCGCCACCATTCCTGGCGTGGGCACACTAATCATCAACGCCAATGGCACGTTTACCTTCACCCCAGCGCCAAACTACAACGGCCCCGTGCCGCCTGTGAGTTATGTGGTTAGCGATGGCAACGGGGGGACAGATACCTCGACGCTGAGCATTACTGTTACTCCGGTCAACGATCCGCCGGTAGATGGAGATGAAGTTTTCAGCACTGCAAAAAATACGCCGCTGAGCGGCAACCTGCTGGCAAATGCGACGGATGCTGATGGTGATTCGTTTAGCGTTATCCAGTTCACTATTGACAATAGTATCTACTACAGTGCTGGGGATACGGTTACTCTGCCAGGCGTAGGCACATTAACTATTGAGGCAGACGGCACATTTACATTTATTCCAGTGACGGGTTACGTGGGGCCCGTGCCAACTGTGACCTACACTGTCATGGATAGTAGAGAAACCACTGATGACTCTACGCTCAGCATCACGGTTACTCCGTCCAATAGTGCCCCTCTTGATGGGAATGAAACCCTCAGCGTTGCGAAAGATACGCCGCTGAATGGCAACCTACTCTCGAATGCGACGGATGCCGATGGTGACCCGCTCAGCATCACCCAGTTCACGATTGGTACGACCACTTATACCGCTGGACAAACAGCTAACCTGACTGGGATTGGCACGTTGACCATCAACGCCAGTGGTATGTTTACGTTTACTCCGGCTGCTGGCTACACAGGGCCGGTGCCACCTGTGAGTTATGTGGTTAGCGATGGCAACGGTGGGACGGATACCTCGACGCTGAGCATTACAGTGACGGGAGGGAGCGGAAACCTGCCCCCTACGATCGATTTGGATGCAGATGATAGTAGCGGTGCTTCTGGGCGGGATTATCAAACCCGCTTTGTGAAGGGTTTTCCAGTAGCGATCGCCGATCCTGACCTAACAATCAGCGATCCCGACAGCACGATCCTTCAGCAGGCTGTGATTACGTTGGTCAATCGACCGAATGGCACGTTGGAGAGCCTTAGCATTCGGGGTGCTCTGCCACCAGGGATTACTGCCTCTGCCTATAACCCTGCGACAGGGCAACTGATTTTAAGCGGTGCGGCATCCTTGGCAGATTACAAGCTGGCGATCGCCTTAATTGCTTACAACAACTCTGCCCGCTCAGTCAACCAAACCAATCGCACTATTACTGTTGTAGTCAGCGATGGCATCAGCACCAGTACACCTGCAACAACAACCATCCAAATCGCATCCCAGAACACGATTAATGGCTCTTCAGGAGCAGATATCGTCATCGGAACCGATGGAGATGATATCTTAAACGGGTTTAGTGATCGAGACATCATCTACGGTCGAGGCGGCAACGACATCATCAACGGCGGCAGCGATCCTGATGTTCTGCGAGGGGATGAAGGCGACGATATCCTCAACGGCGGCACTGGAAACGATGACCTAGACGGCGGAGATGGCAATGACATCATCAACGGCGGCGGCGGCAACGACCTGATCTACGGTCGAGCAGGCGATGACCTCCTCAACGGGGGGCGCGGTCGAGATCGGATTTTTGGCGGCACGGGTCGGGATACGCTAAACGGCGGCGGTGGCAACGATTTGCTAGTAGGTGACGAAGGCGACGACGTGATTAACGGGGGCCGCGGCAACGACCGGATCATCGGCGGTGAAGGACGCGATCGCCTCACCGGTGGACAAGGGAAGGACCTGTTCATCTATCGCTCGAAGTCTGAATTTGGCGATATTATTACAGACTTTGAGATCGTGCGCGATCGCATCGACCTGCGAGCCATCTTCCGAGGTCGTGGCTCCATGAGTAACATCCGTCTCCGTCAGGTGGGTGCAGATACTCAAGTGGATGTCAAAATTGGGGGTCAGTTTGCGACCCTGGGCGTGCTAGAAGCCGTAAATGCAAACACCCTGCAAGCTCGTCACTTTATTTTCTAG
- a CDS encoding LL-diaminopimelate aminotransferase, giving the protein MQFANRLQPLRSNVFADMDRAKARARALGREVIDLSLGSSDLPTPPHVLEAIAQSLPDPSTHGYLLFHGTRAFREAAAQWYTQKFGVAVDPETEVLPLVGSQEGTAHLPLAVLNPGDFALLLDPGYPSHAGGVYLAGGQIYPMPLRAENGFLPVFDDVPPPVLAQARMMVLSYPHNPTAAIAPFSFFQQAVEFCQQHDLVLVHDFPYADLHFSATPPPSVLQADPQKHCSIEFFTMSKSYNMGGFRVGYAIGNAELILALRQVKAAVDFNQYRGILNGAIAALTGPQDTVQTVVDTFRQRRDVFLHALHRIGWAVPIPNTAMYVWAKLPEPWGDRSIDFCAQLVEATGVAVSPGAGFGKSGEGYVRFALVHDPAILETAVDRIASFLTQ; this is encoded by the coding sequence ATGCAATTCGCCAATCGCCTCCAGCCGCTGCGTAGCAATGTCTTTGCCGATATGGATCGGGCCAAGGCGCGGGCCCGGGCGCTGGGGCGTGAGGTCATTGACCTGTCGCTGGGATCGTCAGATTTGCCTACGCCGCCCCATGTGCTGGAGGCGATCGCCCAATCGTTACCCGACCCTAGCACCCACGGCTATCTGCTGTTTCACGGCACGCGGGCGTTTCGAGAAGCCGCCGCCCAGTGGTACACGCAAAAGTTTGGCGTGGCGGTTGATCCTGAAACAGAGGTGCTGCCGCTGGTCGGTTCTCAGGAAGGCACGGCGCATTTGCCGCTGGCGGTGTTGAATCCGGGCGATTTTGCGCTGCTGCTCGATCCGGGCTATCCCTCCCATGCGGGCGGCGTGTATCTGGCGGGCGGGCAGATTTATCCCATGCCGCTGCGGGCAGAAAATGGATTCCTGCCCGTGTTTGACGATGTGCCTCCGCCCGTGCTGGCGCAGGCGCGGATGATGGTGCTGAGCTATCCGCATAACCCCACAGCGGCGATCGCTCCGTTTTCTTTCTTTCAGCAGGCGGTCGAGTTTTGCCAGCAGCATGACCTGGTGCTGGTTCACGACTTTCCCTATGCAGATTTGCACTTTAGCGCCACGCCGCCGCCCTCGGTGCTGCAAGCCGACCCGCAAAAGCACTGCTCTATCGAGTTTTTCACGATGTCTAAGTCTTACAATATGGGCGGCTTTCGCGTGGGCTATGCGATTGGCAATGCGGAGCTGATTCTGGCGCTGCGGCAGGTAAAAGCAGCGGTGGATTTCAACCAATATCGCGGCATCTTGAACGGGGCGATCGCCGCGCTGACGGGCCCGCAAGACACCGTGCAAACTGTGGTAGACACCTTCCGGCAGCGGCGCGATGTGTTCCTTCACGCCCTGCACCGCATCGGCTGGGCCGTGCCCATTCCCAATACGGCGATGTATGTCTGGGCAAAGCTGCCAGAACCCTGGGGCGATCGCTCTATCGACTTTTGCGCTCAGTTGGTCGAAGCCACAGGCGTTGCCGTTTCCCCCGGTGCAGGCTTTGGCAAATCCGGCGAGGGCTATGTCCGCTTTGCCCTGGTTCACGATCCCGCTATTTTGGAAACCGCCGTAGACCGCATCGCAAGTTTCCTGACGCAATAG
- a CDS encoding heavy metal-responsive transcriptional regulator — protein sequence MLTCEKTMRIGEVARASGLPIKTIRYYDELGLLKISGRTEGGYRLFAPDVLARLRFIKRAQSLGLSLMEIKEFLAVYDQGNLPCDHIREKLEDKLIAIEQQIQQLQILKQELGGLLSGWQVAPTASAETICPIIQQS from the coding sequence ATGCTAACGTGCGAAAAAACAATGCGAATTGGTGAAGTTGCTAGAGCAAGTGGTCTGCCAATCAAGACGATTCGCTACTACGACGAGTTGGGCTTGCTGAAAATCTCTGGCAGAACAGAAGGCGGTTATCGGCTATTTGCCCCAGACGTATTGGCTCGGCTGCGCTTCATCAAACGCGCCCAAAGCCTGGGGTTGAGCCTGATGGAAATCAAGGAATTCCTGGCAGTCTATGATCAAGGGAACTTACCTTGTGATCATATTCGTGAAAAGCTAGAAGATAAGTTAATTGCAATCGAGCAGCAGATTCAACAGCTTCAAATTCTCAAGCAAGAACTAGGCGGGTTGCTGTCCGGCTGGCAGGTAGCGCCAACCGCTTCAGCGGAAACAATCTGTCCGATTATCCAGCAGAGTTAG
- a CDS encoding IS4 family transposase, translating to MISNFPEIVKKHLGHLATDDYPVLNSFLFVSIWLSLVLDQSQSSMRSVFKRLNIRGIKVKISTFSKASKNRDPQILYDLFWVLKQELHKRHKIDAAKLTLFPLDSTIVSLTSKLLWAQGIHQVKLFSGLDLMTHEPGGVFIHFGQGHDSKHGKETIDAVPDNSVGVMDRGFFSLARIRYLLNQENRYFIVRIKNNISLKMLENGNFLIGTGKEQVEARVVAFCDLESQTEYRLSTNLPIGGENTISNEEISEFYRLRWQIELFWKFLKMHLKLDRLITKNVNGIEMQIYACLVAYVILQLVTIPKEFGNKVLDKLRYLQAFMCENISYAHWLQKLVFC from the coding sequence ATGATATCAAACTTTCCTGAGATCGTCAAAAAGCATCTGGGCCACCTCGCCACGGATGACTATCCGGTTCTCAACAGCTTTCTATTTGTTTCTATTTGGCTCTCCTTGGTTCTCGATCAGAGTCAAAGCAGTATGAGGAGCGTCTTCAAGCGCTTAAATATTCGTGGCATCAAGGTCAAGATTTCTACTTTTTCTAAAGCCAGCAAGAACCGTGATCCCCAGATACTTTATGATCTTTTTTGGGTATTGAAGCAGGAACTCCACAAAAGGCATAAGATTGATGCTGCAAAGCTGACTTTATTTCCGCTGGATTCAACCATTGTTAGTTTGACGAGCAAGTTGCTCTGGGCGCAGGGTATTCACCAAGTAAAGCTGTTTAGTGGTTTAGATTTAATGACACATGAGCCGGGGGGTGTTTTCATCCACTTTGGTCAAGGTCATGACAGTAAACATGGGAAGGAAACGATCGATGCTGTGCCTGATAATAGTGTCGGGGTCATGGATCGGGGCTTTTTTAGCCTAGCTCGAATTCGCTATTTACTGAATCAAGAGAATCGCTACTTTATCGTCAGAATCAAGAATAATATTAGTCTCAAGATGCTAGAAAATGGCAACTTCTTGATTGGCACGGGTAAGGAGCAAGTTGAAGCACGGGTTGTCGCCTTTTGTGATTTAGAATCACAAACAGAATATCGCTTGTCAACGAATCTACCGATAGGGGGAGAAAATACCATTTCCAATGAGGAAATTAGCGAATTTTATCGTTTGCGTTGGCAGATAGAGTTATTTTGGAAATTTCTGAAGATGCATCTGAAACTAGATCGACTAATTACTAAGAATGTGAACGGGATTGAGATGCAGATTTATGCGTGTTTGGTAGCTTATGTGATTTTGCAATTGGTGACAATTCCGAAAGAATTTGGCAACAAAGTATTAGATAAGCTACGATATTTACAGGCTTTTATGTGTGAAAATATCAGTTATGCCCACTGGCTCCAAAAATTAGTGTTTTGTTGA
- a CDS encoding glutathione binding-like protein → MIELYYWPTPNGHKITIFLEEAGLDYRIVPVNIGAGDQFKPDFLKIAPNNRMPAIIDHAPADGGEPISVFESGAILLYLAEKTGQFLPNTVRGRKTVTEWLFWQMGGLGPMAGQNHHFSQYAPEKIPYAIARYVNETNRLYGVLDRQLQGREYIAGEYSIADMACYPWIVPYERQQQNLEDFPNLKRWFETMRDRPAVIRAYEQGQPFSNTPTVNDDSRKILFGQTAASISQPGE, encoded by the coding sequence ATGATCGAACTTTATTACTGGCCCACCCCAAACGGACACAAGATCACGATTTTTCTAGAAGAAGCCGGACTCGACTATCGCATCGTGCCTGTCAACATTGGCGCGGGCGACCAGTTCAAGCCCGACTTTCTCAAAATTGCACCCAATAACCGGATGCCTGCCATCATCGACCACGCTCCGGCCGATGGTGGCGAGCCGATTTCCGTCTTTGAGTCAGGCGCGATTCTGCTGTATCTGGCGGAAAAGACGGGGCAGTTTCTGCCGAACACTGTGCGCGGGCGCAAGACCGTCACCGAGTGGCTGTTTTGGCAGATGGGCGGGCTGGGGCCGATGGCTGGGCAAAACCATCACTTTTCGCAATATGCGCCAGAAAAAATCCCCTATGCGATCGCCCGCTATGTGAACGAAACCAATCGGCTCTACGGCGTACTCGATCGGCAGCTCCAGGGACGCGAGTATATTGCGGGTGAATACTCCATCGCAGACATGGCCTGCTATCCGTGGATTGTGCCCTACGAGCGGCAGCAGCAAAACCTGGAGGACTTCCCCAATCTGAAACGCTGGTTTGAAACGATGCGCGATCGCCCCGCCGTGATCCGCGCCTACGAGCAGGGGCAGCCCTTCAGCAACACCCCCACCGTCAACGACGACAGCCGCAAAATCCTCTTCGGGCAAACCGCCGCCTCGATCTCGCAACCCGGAGAATAG
- the ureC gene encoding urease subunit alpha yields the protein MSYRMDRRAYAETFGPTVGDRVRLADTELIIEVEQDFTTYGDEVKFGGGKVIRDGMGQSPISREGGAVDAVITNALILDWWGIVKADVGIKDGRIVGIGKAGNPYIQDNVTIVIGPSTEAIAGEGMILTAGGIDAHIHFICPQQIDVAIASGITTMIGGGTGPASGTNATTCTPGPWNIYRMLEAAEAFPMNLGFLGKGNSAKPEGLREQVEAGAIGLKLHEDWGTTPAAIDTCLSVAEEYDVQVAIHTDTLNEAGFVEDTLAAFKGRCIHTYHTEGAGGGHAPDIIRVCGELNVLPSSTNPTRPYTVNTLEEHLDMLMVCHHLDRGIPEDVAFAESRIRRETIAAEDILHDLGAFSIISSDSQAMGRIGEVITRTWQTGHKMKVQRGPLSQDSERNDNFRAKRYVAKYTINPAIVHGISDYVGSVEVGKIADLCLWRPAFFGVKPELVIKGGLIAWAQMGDANASIPTPQPVHMRPMFASFGGAIANTSFTFLSKAGVQNGIPERLKLQREVLPVTNIRQVTKKDLKLNDYTPRIEVDPETYEVRADGELLTCEPATVLPMAQRYFLF from the coding sequence ATGAGCTATCGCATGGATCGCCGCGCCTATGCGGAAACCTTTGGCCCAACCGTGGGCGATCGCGTCCGTCTGGCCGATACCGAACTGATTATCGAAGTCGAGCAAGACTTTACCACCTACGGCGACGAGGTGAAATTTGGCGGCGGCAAGGTGATCCGCGACGGCATGGGGCAATCGCCCATTTCCCGCGAAGGCGGCGCAGTGGATGCGGTGATTACCAACGCGCTGATTTTGGACTGGTGGGGCATTGTCAAAGCCGATGTAGGCATCAAGGACGGACGCATCGTCGGCATTGGCAAGGCGGGCAACCCCTATATTCAGGACAATGTGACAATTGTCATTGGCCCGTCTACGGAGGCGATCGCCGGGGAGGGCATGATCCTGACGGCAGGCGGCATTGATGCACATATTCACTTCATTTGTCCGCAGCAGATCGACGTGGCGATCGCCTCTGGCATTACCACCATGATTGGCGGCGGCACGGGCCCTGCATCGGGCACCAATGCCACGACCTGCACGCCCGGCCCGTGGAACATTTATCGGATGCTGGAAGCGGCGGAAGCCTTTCCGATGAACCTGGGCTTTTTGGGCAAGGGCAACTCGGCAAAGCCGGAAGGCCTGCGGGAGCAGGTAGAAGCGGGGGCGATCGGGCTAAAGCTGCACGAAGACTGGGGCACGACCCCAGCGGCGATCGACACCTGCCTCAGCGTGGCTGAAGAATATGACGTGCAGGTGGCCATCCACACCGACACGCTGAATGAAGCGGGCTTTGTGGAAGACACCCTGGCCGCCTTTAAGGGGCGCTGCATCCACACCTACCACACCGAAGGCGCAGGCGGTGGCCACGCGCCGGACATTATTAGGGTCTGCGGCGAACTAAACGTGCTGCCCTCCTCCACCAACCCCACCCGCCCCTACACCGTGAACACGCTGGAGGAACACCTCGATATGCTAATGGTGTGCCACCACCTGGATCGCGGCATTCCCGAAGACGTGGCCTTTGCCGAGTCGCGCATTCGCCGAGAGACGATCGCCGCTGAGGACATCCTGCACGACCTGGGAGCCTTCAGCATTATTTCCTCCGACTCGCAGGCGATGGGCCGCATCGGCGAAGTGATCACCCGCACCTGGCAAACGGGCCACAAAATGAAGGTGCAGCGCGGCCCGCTGTCGCAAGATTCCGAGCGCAACGACAACTTCCGCGCCAAGCGCTACGTGGCGAAATACACCATCAATCCGGCGATCGTCCACGGCATCTCGGATTACGTCGGCTCGGTAGAAGTGGGCAAAATCGCCGATCTCTGCCTATGGCGACCCGCCTTCTTTGGTGTGAAGCCGGAACTGGTGATCAAGGGCGGACTGATCGCCTGGGCGCAGATGGGCGATGCCAATGCCAGCATCCCCACGCCGCAGCCCGTCCACATGCGGCCGATGTTTGCTAGCTTTGGTGGGGCGATCGCCAACACGTCCTTTACCTTTCTGTCCAAGGCAGGCGTGCAAAACGGCATCCCCGAAAGGCTAAAGCTCCAGCGCGAAGTGCTACCCGTGACGAATATTCGCCAGGTGACCAAAAAAGATCTGAAGCTGAATGACTATACGCCGCGTATTGAGGTCGATCCCGAAACCTACGAAGTCCGCGCCGATGGAGAACTGCTGACTTGCGAGCCTGCCACCGTGTTGCCGATGGCCCAGCGCTATTTTCTATTTTGA